A genomic region of Dactylococcopsis salina PCC 8305 contains the following coding sequences:
- a CDS encoding ISAs1 family transposase, which produces MSSLISYLKQVKDWRDRSGQRHPLWWVLFIVILGLMMGNLSYRDLAAFGKNKHYYLTRLGKSPKLKSPSYSTIRRAMMGVDNNDLIQVFNQWAAQLSSPDELSNWIAIDGKSIKSTLTDTYGNKQNFASIVSWFSQDNGLVLALEKLENKKTSEIYCVREMVNNTPLSNQVLTLDAVHCQKETIKTINRSRNDYVIAVKKNQPKLYNRLEEIAHNQISDQEDIRTETSHGRQVTRTVSVFRIPETLQEIWISSQCFIKVERKGTRKNKPYHQIVYYLSSCYQTAQNFSKKIQGHWGIENQLHWVKDVIFSEDVSPVHHLQSAVNFSVLKTICLNLFRLLGFLSVTEARRWLGERLWLLPILIE; this is translated from the coding sequence ATGTCTAGTTTAATCAGTTACTTAAAACAAGTCAAGGACTGGCGCGATCGCAGTGGACAAAGACATCCCCTATGGTGGGTACTTTTCATTGTTATTCTTGGTTTAATGATGGGTAACTTAAGTTACCGAGACTTAGCTGCCTTTGGAAAAAATAAGCATTACTACCTCACTCGTTTAGGAAAATCTCCTAAGCTAAAGTCGCCATCTTATTCAACAATTAGAAGAGCCATGATGGGAGTAGATAATAATGATTTAATTCAAGTTTTTAACCAATGGGCTGCTCAATTATCTTCCCCAGATGAACTTTCTAATTGGATCGCGATTGATGGTAAAAGTATTAAGTCAACTTTAACTGATACCTACGGAAATAAGCAGAATTTTGCTTCAATTGTCTCTTGGTTTAGTCAGGACAATGGGTTAGTTTTAGCTCTAGAAAAATTAGAGAATAAAAAGACTTCAGAAATTTACTGTGTTCGAGAGATGGTGAATAACACGCCTTTATCAAATCAAGTTTTGACTCTGGATGCAGTTCACTGTCAAAAAGAAACAATTAAAACGATTAATCGCTCTCGTAATGATTATGTAATTGCGGTGAAGAAAAATCAACCGAAATTGTACAACCGTTTAGAAGAAATCGCTCATAATCAGATTTCTGATCAGGAAGATATTCGAACAGAAACGAGTCACGGACGACAAGTTACTCGAACCGTATCTGTCTTTAGAATTCCAGAAACTCTTCAAGAAATTTGGATCAGTAGTCAGTGTTTTATCAAAGTAGAAAGGAAAGGCACTCGAAAAAATAAGCCTTATCATCAAATTGTTTATTATTTAAGTAGTTGTTACCAAACGGCTCAAAATTTTAGTAAAAAGATTCAGGGACATTGGGGAATTGAGAACCAACTACATTGGGTTAAAGATGTTATTTTTTCTGAAGATGTTTCCCCGGTACACCATCTTCAGTCAGCAGTCAACTTTTCAGTATTAAAAACCATTTGTCTTAATCTTTTCAGACTATTAGGCTTTTTATCAGTTACTGAAGCCCGAAGATGGCTTGGAGAGAGGCTTTGGCTACTACCCATTTTGATAGAATGA
- a CDS encoding LmeA family phospholipid-binding protein codes for MIFKKSNFLTTLLTPALKVWLSSQLETVQGLQIKIVSTDRQLLRGIISKVSLTSDFAIYQGLNFDQISLAAEEIKVNITQILRGEPLQLLKPISISVKMRMTKTHLNDSRSSPLLQSGLRDFLFLLFQTDSLPAFHWESITLENNGFILKGKSFSPSSNSVLIQGEVSWKSPQHLLISPIKVEGLDFNQELSSIEFDLGSQVHLDDLIITEDAIFLQGNLIVFT; via the coding sequence ATGATATTTAAAAAGAGTAATTTCCTGACGACACTTTTAACTCCAGCGCTAAAAGTGTGGCTATCCTCACAATTAGAAACCGTACAAGGATTACAAATTAAAATTGTCAGTACCGATCGTCAATTATTGAGAGGAATCATTTCTAAAGTTTCTTTAACCAGCGATTTTGCAATTTATCAAGGGCTAAATTTTGATCAAATTTCTCTCGCAGCAGAAGAAATTAAAGTCAACATTACTCAAATTTTAAGGGGTGAACCATTACAACTTTTAAAGCCGATTTCAATTTCAGTAAAAATGCGGATGACGAAAACTCATCTCAATGATTCTCGATCGTCTCCTCTTCTCCAGTCTGGTTTAAGAGATTTTCTGTTTCTCCTTTTCCAAACTGATTCTCTTCCTGCTTTTCATTGGGAAAGCATTACTCTAGAAAACAACGGTTTTATTTTGAAAGGAAAAAGTTTCTCTCCCTCCTCTAATTCGGTTTTAATTCAAGGAGAAGTGAGTTGGAAAAGTCCTCAACATTTATTGATTTCTCCGATTAAGGTAGAAGGCTTAGATTTTAATCAAGAATTATCCTCGATCGAGTTTGATTTAGGTTCACAAGTTCATCTCGATGATTTAATCATTACTGAAGATGCTATTTTCTTACAGGGAAATTTGATAGTTTTTACTTAG